One Rhipicephalus microplus isolate Deutch F79 chromosome 4, USDA_Rmic, whole genome shotgun sequence genomic window carries:
- the LOC119172827 gene encoding endothelin-converting enzyme homolog produces the protein MVMAVLAYKGSLPGFHKFSIRTCHSADCLYVSEMIRASVNASVDPCHDFYQYVCGSYAEARAVDRLIAVSIRTNSIFRALLSASLANRTTPPASSAGRKANTLYKSCLDVVAKKQNDMPVLTKFLGTHGLDLSSLNTKESSLEVIFRLYFQYGITAVFAFNLAEFITRDFKRELLFRIDKNLLIWYKYRAALINMGSIGYFMGVFLRQYGDQVKAIAQTVYDTENKAQLVMEQVSSRFAPNVTDFYSVQISNIGTFTPNTVSREEWTRLMLKYAGTLYTADDSILVEKRALAYLQALYATIGAKGLKLLVAWTVLRSYASYVDQSVATFFYEDYKHECQMRVNRLMPVAFHAQQLFAVAPPESARTAREITFNVREGAKTMFTDSVWLDNSARAVALSKLSGIVFHMGYPDDQDSQVALDAYYEDLAYPSDRPFLNAWLNASRHYLRKLLDKNTAFMFAVDEVNAFYNTGANQVVVPAAFLQRPLYFRDGVASFNYGSLGHVIGHEINHAYDVRGINVDEKGFLVPWMLPSSLERYKESTRCLRKEHESVLAWRSMVLVDDLDSENIADFAGARAAYEAFRSLPGEEKFARVPGPFYPEQLFFIAFCLKWCESHFHPRRREGRYAPGFGRCVVPLRNMREFADAFHCERNTRMNPESKCSFW, from the coding sequence ATGGTTATGGCCGTTCTCGCCTACAAAGGCAGTCTGCCCGGATTCCACAAGTTCTCCATAAGAACATGCCACTCTGCCGACTGCCTCTACGTGTCCGAGATGATCAGGGCCTCCGTCAACGCGTCGGTCGACCCGTGCCACGACTTCTACCAGTACGTCTGCGGCTCGTACGCTGAGGCGCGTGCGGTAGACCGGCTTATCGCGGTGTCTATACGTACTAACAGCATATTCAGAGCGCTGCTGAGTGCCTCACTGGCGAACAGGACTACGCCACCGGCTTCTTCGGCTGGCCGCAAGGCCAACACTCTCTACAAATCCTGCCTCGATGTAGTTGCCAAGAAGCAAAATGACATGCCCGTGCTCACAAAGTTCTTGGGCACCCATGGTTTAGACCTTAGCTCGCTGAATACGAAAGAAAGTTCCTTGGAAGTCATATTCCGGCTATATTTTCAATATGGCATCACGGCTGTCTTCGCGTTCAACCTGGCGGAGTTCATAACGAGAGACTTCAAGCGTGAACTCCTGTTCCGAATTGACAAGAACCTATTGATCTGGTACAAGTATCGCGCGGCACTGATAAATATGGGGTCTATCGGATACTTCATGGGCGTGTTCTTGAGACAATATGGAGACCAAGTGAAGGCAATCGCACAGACCGTTTACGACACAGAGAACAAGGCTCAGCTAGTAATGGAGCAGGTCTCCTCGCGCTTTGCCCCGAATGTCACCGATTTCTATTCGGTGCAGATAAGCAACATCGGCACTTTCACGCCGAACACAGTGAGTCGCGAGGAGTGGACGCGCTTGATGCTCAAGTACGCTGGTACGCTGTACACGGCCGACGATAGCATTCTCGTCGAAAAGCGAGCTCTGGCCTACCTGCAGGCGCTCTACGCTACCATAGGAGCAAAAGGGCTCAAGCTCCTAGTTGCCTGGACTGTGCTTCGCTCCTATGCCAGTTACGTAGATCAGTCTGTGGCTACTTTCTTCTACGAGGATTACAAGCATGAATGCCAGATGCGAGTAAACAGGCTCATGCCCGTGGCTTTTCACGCCCAGCAGCTGTTCGCGGTGGCGCCTCCTGAATCCGCGCGAACGGCTCGCGAAATCACCTTCAACGTCAGGGAAGGTGCCAAGACGATGTTCACCGACTCCGTCTGGCTCGACAACTCCGCCAGAGCGGTGGCCTTAAGCAAACTGTCGGGCATCGTCTTCCACATGGGCTACCCTGATGACCAGGACTCGCAGGTGGCCCTGGACGCCTACTACGAAGACCTGGCCTATCCATCGGATCGACCATTTCTGAACGCGTGGCTGAACGCCTCGCGTCACTACCTTCGCAAGCTGCTTGACAAAAACACGGCCTTCATGTTCGCCGTGGACGAGGTCAACGCCTTTTACAACACAGGCGCCAACCAGGTCGTCGTTCCCGCGGCGTTTCTGCAACGTCCACTTTACTTTAGAGACGGAGTAGCCTCATTCAACTACGGAAGCTTAGGTCACGTCATCGGCCACGAGATCAACCACGCGTACGATGTCCGGGGCATCAACGTGGACGAGAAAGGGTTCTTGGTCCCTTGGATGCTGCCTTCATCACTGGAACGCTACAAGGAGAGCACCCGCTGCCTGCGGAAGGAGCACGAGAGCGTCCTTGCCTGGCGCTCGATGGTTCTAGTGGACGACCTCGACTCCGAGAACATCGCCGATTTCGCGGGTGCCCGCGCGGCGTACGAGGCGTTTCGCAGTCTCCCGGGAGAAGAGAAGTTCGCTCGGGTACCGGGACCTTTCTATCCTGAGCAGCTTTTTTTCATCGCCTTCTGCCTGAAATGGTGCGAGAGCCATTTCCACCCTAGACGCAGGGAGGGCAGGTACGCCCCTGGCTTCGGAAGATGCGTGGTGCCGCTTCGTAACATGCGCGAGTTCGCGGACGCTTTCCACTGCGAGCGCAACACGCGCATGAATCCGGAGAGCAAGTGTTCCTTCTGGTGA